DNA from Petropleomorpha daqingensis:
CCAGCCGGCGCAGCAGCGCCCGCATGTCGGTGATGCCGGCGGGGTCGAGCCCGTTGGTCGGCTCGTCGAGCACCACGACCTCCGGGTCGGTGAGCAGCGCGGCGGCGACACCCAGCCGCTGCTTCATGCCGAGCGAGTACGTGCGATAGCGGTCGTCGGCGCGGTCCTCGAGGTCGGTGATCGAGAGGACGGCGGCGATCCGGGCGGCCGACGCCCCCGTGTGCCCGGCGAGCACCCGCAGGTTGTCCCGCCCGGACAGGTACGGGTAGAAGCCCGGCCCCTCCACCAGCGCACCGACGGCCACGCCCGGGGACCCGGCCGGCATCCCGAGGACGGACGCCGTGCCGGCGGTCGGGCGGACCAGCCCCAGCAGCATCCGCAGCGTCGTCGTCTTCCCGGCGCCGTTCGGGCCGAGGACGCCGAACACCTCTCCGCGGCGCACCTCGAGGGAGAGCCGGTCCACGACGGTCCGCTTGCCGTAGCGCTTGGTCAACCCGGCCATGACCACCGCCGGTCCGGCGACGCGCCGGCCGGACGTCACCGCGTGGGGAGCGGTGCCCGTTTGTTGCTGCATGCGGCGCACTGTGGCCCCGATCGGGGGCGGTGTCGACGGTCCGGGGATCCCGTACCGGCCGATCGGGCCGAAAGTATGAGACCCACCGGAGGGGGTCGTGGGCCTGCGGTCCCGCCGCTGCGCGCATCCACCCTGCCCCGGGGAGGAGCGACCACACCTGGGATGGGGCCCGCCATACCCGGGTCGGACCGATTTTCCCTACTCACGGTCGCTCGACGCCGCACTGCCCCGACGGCCATGGTTCTCACCGCACTGACAGGCCGTCCATAGGCGGATCCCCTCCGCCTCGCAGGCGTCCGCGATCGCACGGTGCATCGACCCATCGAATCGAGGCCACCATGACCGATTCCCCCACGAGGCGGTCGAGGTCCCGTGCCAGGACGGCACGGCGGCTGACCCTCCTCTCCGCGTTCCTCCTGCTGCTCACCATGCTGCCGGCCGGCGTCGCGTCGGCCACCGGCCGGACCTGGACCGTCTACCCCAACCAGTCGATCCAGGACGCCGTCAACCGGGCGAGCAGCGGTGACGTGATCCGCCTCGTCGCCGGCGAGTACAAGAACCAGGCCGTCTGCGTCAACGGCAAGGGCCTGACCATCGTCGGGGCGGGGGCGGACAAGACCCTCATCTCGTGGCCGGACTGGACCAAACCCGACGTCGTCAACGCCAACGGCAGCGTCACCCCCGGCGACCAGGTCGACGCGCCGGCCGGCGGCAACGCCTGCTGGTCGGAGTGGGCCTCCCACGACCCGGAGAGCGTCAAACAGGGCACCCTCCAGCACCAGCTGGCCGACGACGTGTCCGGTCTGTTCTTCCTCAACCCGAACGGTCCGGTCACCGTGACCGGCCTGTCGACGCTCAACCACACCGCCAACGGCATCGTCGTCGAGGGTGGCAAGAAGGGCGTGGTCGTCTACCAGACCAAGGGCAAGGGCCACGACCGGTACGGCATCCTGGCGAGCAACTCGAGCAACATCGTGATCAAGTACAACGTCGAGACCGCCGTGACCCGGGTCCCCTCGTCGAACACGAGCGGCAACAGCGGCACGGCGGGCGTCTCGGTCTCCGACTCGGCGAACGCCAACGCCCTGGTCCAGGGGAACCGCACGAACGGCTGGAACATCGGCGTCTTCATCCGTGAGTCGCGGACCGGCGCGGTGGTCGGCAACGACATCACCAACAGCTGCGTCGGCATCAACCTGTTCGACGACACCAACACCGAGGTGCCGCCGAACCAGGCCTCGACGATCAACGCCGGCAACTTCGCGGTGCTGAGCAACAACGTGCACGACAACCACCGGTTCTGCCTGGCCGGCATCGGCCAGGTGGCCGCGCGGCTGAAGGTCTCCGGGACCGGCATCGCGGTGGTCAACATGGACACGGTGCTGCTCAAGTACAACACGGTGATCAACAACGGTCCGGCCGACCCGGTCCAGCTGCTGGACTTCCCGGCCGCCGGGATCCTGCTGCTCTCGCTGCCGGCCTTCAACACCACCACCCCCAACGCGGCCATCCCGGTCGAGAAGGTCGCCGTGGTGAGCAACAAGGTCACCGGCAACACCACCGCCGTCGACCCGGACGGTCCGGGACCGCAGCCGGCCTTCCGCGCCCCGCTGGACATCGAGGTCGGCTTCCCGCCGGGGACGGTGCTCGCCGACCCCACCAACCCCAACAACCCACCGATCCCGATCCCGCCCATCGGTAGCGGCATCCTCTTCCAGGGCAACACCTGCGGGTACCAGCTCGTGGGCCTGGGCGCCGGCAACGTCAAGATCGACTGCGGAGCTCACTGATCCCCGCTGACCGAGGCCCCCTCGACGCGAGTCGAGGGGGCCCCGGCCCCGTGTTCAGCTGTTGGGCCGGGTGGGCAGCAGGCCCTCCTGGTGGTCCAGCTCGCGTTCCAGCACCCGGAGGGCCGAGTCGGGCAGCCGGCCGACGTCCCGCCAGCGCAGCAGCGTGTCCCGCTCGGCGTCGATGACCGCCCGGTGCACGCGCACCGCCGCCTCGTACTGCGGGTTGTAGGGGATGTCGATCTCGGCGTTCTCCAGGACGTCCAGCCGCTGCCGGTACCGCGCCAGGCGCGCCTCCAGCTGGGCGCGCAGCGCCGCGATCGCCTTGTCGTCGACGTCGTCGTGGTCCTCCAGCTCCATCTCGGAGAGCCGGTCGAGACCGGACTGCACCGCGGCGGAGCGGGCCTGGTTGCGGATCCGGGCCTGATCCGCGGCGTTGGCGCGCAGCCCCAGCGCGCGGACGAGCGGCCCGAAGGTGATGCCCTGGCCGACCAGGGTCACCAGGACCACGAGGAAGGCGCAGAACAGGAGCAGGTTGCGGTCGGGGAACGGCTCGCCGCTCTCGGTGACCCGCGGGAGCGTGAAGATCGCGGCCAGGGTGATGACGCCGCGGGTGCCGGCCCAGCTGAGCGCGGTGAGCTCCTTACCGGTCAGCCGCTGGTCGACGTGCGCCGCGCGCTCCTCGGCGGGGTCGTCGTCCGTGGCCTGCTCGACGTCGTCCCCACCGCCGAGCCGCATGTGCAGCGAGCGGGGCAGCAGCTGGGTCAGCACCAGCCAGAGCGGGCGCAGGACCAGGACGACGCCGACGGTGATCGCCGACGCGATGACGATCGTCGAGGTCTCGTACTGGTGCAGCCCCTCCACGACCCGCGGCAGCTGCTGGCCGATGAGCAGGAAGACCAGCCCCTCGAGCAGGAAGTCGACCAGCCGCCAGACGGCGCCGACCTGCATCCGGTAGTCGCCGGAGACGCTGCGGGAGCTGTCGTGCCCGATGAGCAGGCCGGCGATGACGACGGCCAGGACACCGGAGACGTGGAGCTCCTCGCCGATGAGGTAGGCGAGGAACGGGGTGGCCAGCGAGACGGCGTTGAGCGTCATCGTGTCGCGCCGCAGCCGCCGGACGAACCGCACGGCGTAGGCCACGGCTAGGCCGACGACGACCCCGCCGACGGCGGAGAGCACGAACCGCCCCAGCG
Protein-coding regions in this window:
- a CDS encoding right-handed parallel beta-helix repeat-containing protein; amino-acid sequence: MTDSPTRRSRSRARTARRLTLLSAFLLLLTMLPAGVASATGRTWTVYPNQSIQDAVNRASSGDVIRLVAGEYKNQAVCVNGKGLTIVGAGADKTLISWPDWTKPDVVNANGSVTPGDQVDAPAGGNACWSEWASHDPESVKQGTLQHQLADDVSGLFFLNPNGPVTVTGLSTLNHTANGIVVEGGKKGVVVYQTKGKGHDRYGILASNSSNIVIKYNVETAVTRVPSSNTSGNSGTAGVSVSDSANANALVQGNRTNGWNIGVFIRESRTGAVVGNDITNSCVGINLFDDTNTEVPPNQASTINAGNFAVLSNNVHDNHRFCLAGIGQVAARLKVSGTGIAVVNMDTVLLKYNTVINNGPADPVQLLDFPAAGILLLSLPAFNTTTPNAAIPVEKVAVVSNKVTGNTTAVDPDGPGPQPAFRAPLDIEVGFPPGTVLADPTNPNNPPIPIPPIGSGILFQGNTCGYQLVGLGAGNVKIDCGAH
- a CDS encoding ABC transporter ATP-binding protein: MQQQTGTAPHAVTSGRRVAGPAVVMAGLTKRYGKRTVVDRLSLEVRRGEVFGVLGPNGAGKTTTLRMLLGLVRPTAGTASVLGMPAGSPGVAVGALVEGPGFYPYLSGRDNLRVLAGHTGASAARIAAVLSITDLEDRADDRYRTYSLGMKQRLGVAAALLTDPEVVVLDEPTNGLDPAGITDMRALLRRLATDGRTVVLSSHLLGEVEQSCDRVAIIAEGRLVVESTVEELRGLGRLEIQAAPLGEAALVAAGLVGADRVSIVGDVLHVQAPSSAAAEINRALVHADVEVTGLRQSARTLEEVFLEMTGDDAGGPR
- a CDS encoding Na+/H+ antiporter, with protein sequence MDVESTLLFVLAAVAVVVVLRWVAEKTGLPAAALMTVAGIAYALLPGPNVVLDPHIILTLVIPPLLYSAALDSSLLAIRQHLRTVISLSVLLVLATALLIGVGFQLWVTGATLAAGIALGAAVAPPDPVAALSVGRRVGLPPRVLTLIEGEGLLNDATALTVLTVAVSAATGHGYSTPWALGRFVLSAVGGVVVGLAVAYAVRFVRRLRRDTMTLNAVSLATPFLAYLIGEELHVSGVLAVVIAGLLIGHDSSRSVSGDYRMQVGAVWRLVDFLLEGLVFLLIGQQLPRVVEGLHQYETSTIVIASAITVGVVLVLRPLWLVLTQLLPRSLHMRLGGGDDVEQATDDDPAEERAAHVDQRLTGKELTALSWAGTRGVITLAAIFTLPRVTESGEPFPDRNLLLFCAFLVVLVTLVGQGITFGPLVRALGLRANAADQARIRNQARSAAVQSGLDRLSEMELEDHDDVDDKAIAALRAQLEARLARYRQRLDVLENAEIDIPYNPQYEAAVRVHRAVIDAERDTLLRWRDVGRLPDSALRVLERELDHQEGLLPTRPNS